aaATTAAATTCTAGTTTAATTTAAATCAATTCAGATATAACTCtgaccttccaccatgtgggttttttgtgtgtttgttttgtttttgttttttgagacagggtttctctgtgtagccctggctgtcctagaactcccactgtaactaggctgacctcaaactcacagagatccgcctgcctttgcctctcaggtgttgggattaaaggtgttcaccaccactgcccagctcatcatgtgatttttttttttttttttttttttttggtttttcgagacagggtttctctgtgtagcgttgcgcctttcctgggactcacttggtagcccaggctggcctcaaactcacagagatccgcctggctctgcctcccgagtgctgggattaaaggcgtgcgccaccaccgcccggctatcatgtgattttttaaatttttaaaatttatattttttatatatgagtGGCTCTACgtgtatgcctgtaggccagaaaagggcatcagatcccactgtagatggttgtgagccatctatgtggttgctgggaactgaactcgggacctctggaagaacaaccagtgctcttaactgctgagccatctctccagcccccaccatgTGTTTTTATAGAATTGTCGTAGGGCCCAAAATTTCACATTTTGAGCTTAGTAATTCTGAAGAAGCCAGTCAGATGGCTTTTGAATGGTGTGTCATGGTGTTTAAAGAATGTGAACAATGTACAATCAGTCTGCCACATGGGCAGAGTTCACACAAATTGAGCCAGACACAGGCAGaaaatatttagacaaaaaaaaatgttcatctaTATTGAACAtgtacagatttttctttttcatttcctaaGCGATACAGTATAAGAATTCATATAGCCTTTACTTTGTACTAGATGTTATATCCAGACACGATTAAGTTGCCGGAGGACATTCATGGGGTATAGCAAGCATTATGATGGAATGGGCTGGAATATCCATGGAAGGAGGTGCTGTAACCAGGATGCTGAGAACAACTGTGCAGTACACACCCATGTGACTTCTGTTAgtattcctagccactcccccagcacATGCACGACTTAgctgtaagcccatatgcacatgtggtgtgtgtgtgtggggggggggctataAAAGTGGGATCCAcctattccttctctcttttcctccacactcattccataggcctatgcacatcttttctattcccttcccttaaactcttatagtgggttttgttgtgcctcgtggcttctCTCATATGGTAAACTTAATGAATCACTTCTACAGACTCCTTTGTTGAGGGCaatgggggtgagggtggagtgTTTGAGAATGGTGAGAAACTAAAAGGACATGGAATTGGGGCTGCATATGGCTCAGTGATAGAAGCGTTATTGGGAAATAGGGAGTGGGTTTTAGTcttactgataaaaaaaaataattaaaaaaaatggactcaGAATGAAGTTTTGAGAACCATCGCATGGGAATTTTAGGGAAACTaacagggcaggcaagctgtaatcTCAGCTGCTACCAGGAGGAAATAGACAGAAGAATCCAAGAAAGAGTCCAAGAATATAGACAGGCTGGGCAGGGGAGGCCTGAAAGCATCTTGTAgggtatggggggggggtaagaACTATCATGGCAACCAAGGTCGACATTTTAGCGGGCAAACCTTGAGGGGCAATTTGTGGTGCTTCCCTTCCTTAAAATTAGTGTGTTACGAAGGAAACAAGATATGGCAGGCCGAGCTGATCTGAAAGGAAAGCCCATCCTCAGTGGCCTCCGAGTCGGCTAATGCCTGTCTGTCTACCCAAAAGAATAGgtcctgtttcttttgtttttgagagagggtctcatataGTCTAGGCTAGCTCTGAACTTTTGATCCCCTGGGCAACTCCCCTCCAGTACTGGAATGATAGGAATGAGACACCAGGCCAGGCTAGAAAAGGTCCTAAAAGCCTGGATTCGGTCCCCAGTACAAAACCGGAAACTGAAGCCAGAGAAGCATCGATGAGTTTCTGTTGCAAGCCCTACAAAGCGGTCCCACCTCTTAGGCCCTAAGACTTAAGGGTTCGAGTCTGCTGCCCTGCCCGCTCTACTGCTGCTGGGCGGGACCAACGCCGAGACCCGACTCCAGCCGCAGGGGGCGCTGTCCCGTTTTCCTGCAGCAGGAAGCGGAGCCTCGCATACCTTCTGCGACTGCGCCGCGGGGAAACGTCATATCCGGCCCTGCGCGCACTGCACCGGAGCCGGAACTGGTGGGAGAGTGGTTTTCCCACGACCCCTTCTTGGATAGATAACTGGCTCTACCCTACATCCTGTGCTCTTACCAGGCGATCCCCGGGAAGTTCCACCTCTTGGAGACCTCGGACCGCAGCATAAGCCTCAAAAGCCACTTCAATGTCCCCTCTCACGTGCTCCGGAAGACCATGTCTTCCCGGCTGTCCAAGGAACTGCGGCAGAAGTACAACGTCCGCTCCCTGCCCATCCTCAAGGACGATGAGATCCAGGTACATCCAGGAGTCCTCGGGTTCTAGTTACCCAGGGGCGCATGGCTCAGTTACCCCCTTAGCATGAAATCCCGCAGTAGTCATGTACCCCAAGACCTCAGCAAGGCCACTTCAGTGCATTTGGTTCCTCGATAATAGTAATAATATGCCGAGACTGCAAACATCTGCTTTCTCAATTTAGCCCACTGACCTGTAGTTTGCCAAGTATAGCTAGCCATGATGGCTCCTTGAGCCAGTCTTTGAAGGAGAAAGTGCTACAGTATCTCATGAATTTAGCAGAATTGGACAGGGATTTGAGAGAGTCGACCATGTAACGATACTAGGTGCGACAGGGAAAATGAGTTGGTAGCAGCAAGTCAGAGGTGCAAAACTATCAAAGACCATGTGTTCCCAGTGACTGGAGCATAGGGTGTAACCGGACTGTGGGGGATGAAATCGGCAGAGATTAGATTGGTTGCTGGAAGGAGTACTATGCACTTAGCAGGCATTCGTTGTTCTGAACATTAGCTGTGAACAGGACTGAggaagcctggactacatggtgagacttgtgtggtcccccctcctccccaaaaGAGTTGCCTACAACTGTGCTCCCATTCACTTGTGGATGGCCTCCAGTTTCACCCCTGCGGCCTTATAAAATCTGCTCTGAGCTGAGAGCACCTCTGTGGCTCAGTACAGTGGCCACATTTATAAACAGGTGGCACCACCACAGTTGAGTTCATGCTTTCAGTGGCTTGCAACTTCCCAGATTCCTCTTCTGATTGTTTTCCCCCCTCTGATCCCTACCTAACTCCTGGAGTTCATCAAGGCCTGCGTCTGGTCTAACATTCCTCCCGTTTAGTATTCTCTCCAAGCTTTCAGTGTGTGTTTTGTGATAGCAACTCCCCACTTTTTGAAATTAATCTGAGACAGGATGTCACTATTTAGCTAAGGCTGGGGTTtgttggttgtggtggtggtggtggtggttaactgtggtggtggtggttaactGTGGTGGTTAACTGTGGTGGTAGGGAGCAAACCGGGGGCCTTaaacctgctaggcaagcactctgctactgGGACACAAGCTCAGACCCCTAGAGCGGTTTTGATCCTAACACTCCCACTTCTTCTAAAATCTGATTTTCCTCTCAGCTTCTGTATGTCCGTAGGTGACACATCTCACCAGATGTCTTGTGATTTTCCTTAGTGACCCTCGCAGTCCTCACGGAGCAGGGTCATctccctgtaatcccaacactgtcgTCCTATTGTGACAAAAGCCGTTTCTATCAGTTGAGTCacttctcctgtctcctttcctgATCAGCAGTGACATTTGTGTATTTACTTGTGAGCTGCTTATGGCCCCTCACACTTAAGGTCCATGTACCAGAGAGCGGTCCTGCTTGTTGCCTGGTCTCTTGGTCCAGAGCCTGGCTCCCAGCAGGGCTCAGTTAATAGTTGTtgactaggaaaaaaaatatgaactagATGAATAGGATAGGTAGGATAAAGGAGTTTTTAAAAGTACGTATGAGGTGtggattgtgttttcttttagacATGAAGAAACTGAAACTCAAGCTAAATGGTACAGAGCATggagtggaggatgaccttgattcctgagtgctggaattacaggcaggtgtTACTGTGCTAGACCTATGTAGTGCCAGGCCTGTGCATACTAAGCCTGTCCTCCGCCACTGACTCCACTCCCAGCCACAGGTTAGTTTTGTGTTTGTGGTGCtaggtttgaacccagggccttgtacacacTAGGAAGTGCTCTTGCATCCCCAGGCCCACAATGTAGCTTTAAAATTGAGGGTTTCAAATGGTTGCATGATAGtctttggaaattttcttttcttttctttttgttttctgaggcagggtttctctgtatagacctggctgtcctggaacttgctctgtagagctggcctcatactcagagatcctcctgcctctgcctcccaaatggtgggattaaaggcgtgcatgctctgctgctgccgccgctgccgccactaCTACCACCAACCAGCTATACAGTTTTCTTGACACCATTTTCTGTCAGGTGTTGAAAGCTAGAATGTGGCTTGGTGGGAGAACTTGCCCAATGTGCAAAACCCTGGCTTCTGTCTTCATTTAGAGAATGACTATATTCTCCTGTTTTTGAAAACGTCTATTGATTCACTTATTCGTGTTATGTGCCACagtgcacttgtggaggtcagacgacaacttgtgggaattctctctcctctgtgggtCCCGGTAAtcgaactcatgtcctcaggcttggtggcgatGGTCTTTACTtggtgagccatcttgcctgccctatATTTGTTAATCTCAAGACTACTTTTGTAATGACTATCCCTGGCTGAGgaagatttttcttcttccttaggTAAATAGTTAAAGGTGAAGAATCTCCACACAACCAGCCATAAGACAATTATGTAGCACAAAAATAGCCAGCTCTGACTGCCAAGTCTGTTTTCGTTCCGAAGTTTATATGTTTAGCCCATGTGTTCCTGACAGCTTCCCCCATGTGCTGTGCTGTCCTAGGTGGTTTGAGGACACTCCAAAGGTCAGCAGGTCAGCAAGGTAGTCCAAGTGTACAGAACTCAGCATGTCAGCTACATCAAGCAGGGACAGATGAGATGACTAACAGCACAACTGTCCACGTGAGCATCCACCCCAGCAAGGTAGGTTCCCTGGCTGAGCGTTGGCATGTCCCGACTGTCTGCGTAGGTGGCAGTAGTTGAGGCCTAGAGGTAGGCCAGGCAGGCTTAGTGGCCTCAACAAGAATctagagcattggttctcaacctgtgggtcgcaacagGGTCATAAAGcaggtatcctgcatatcagatatttacattatgattcataacagtaccaaaattacagttatgaagtaccaacaaatcactttatggttgggggtcaccacagcatgaggaactgtattaaagggtcgcagcattaggaaggttgagaagcactggctcTCTGTGTTGCCCTTCTTCATGCTGTATCCCCAAGCTGCTGGCAAGAGGGCTCAGGCGTTCTAAGCATCACTTGTCCGTTAGAAAAAGTCCTGAGGGAAAAGGGCAAAGCCCTCTTCCTGGGCATCCCACCCAGGTAAGCTGTGCGGTTCGCCTTTGAACTTGATTTTACACTGCTGGAGGGGTTTGCTTCTCTGAGTTTCAGATCCGTAACCCCGAGTGGTTAGTTAGGGTCCTGTCTTCATAGTTCCTGCATTATTACCCAGTAGCTGGTGAGAATCCAGATTTTTTCTAAGCAGTATATATTGCCAGCCAGGGATGTAAGAACAATTTTCAGCCATAACCAATACATTACTAAACGGCATAAATGTCTTGTAGGAGCCTCTGGGAATCTGAGGTCCTGAGGTTGGCTGGCAGGAGGAACCTAAGGGGGGCTCCACTGTCGGGGGGTTATGGAGATTATAAATTCCTTCCACTAAAACTCTGTTTTGTCTCTTAACAGGTGGTTATCACCAGGCTGGAACCAGACAAAGACAGGGAAAAAATTCTTGAATGCAGAGCCAAGTCTCGGCAACTTAGGAAAGAGAAAGGCCAATGCAGGGAGCTCACTGAGGATACAGGAGTGAACAGCCTGGCCTGCAGCCAGGGCTGACTGCAGAGGCCTTGTCTGGTGTCTGCTTCAAACTTTTCAAAGTGCGTCTGATGAGTTTCATTGTCCACCTGTTTTGCTACTGACCTGTCACTCTTGTAAATCTCCTTTTGCAGTTTTGAtaatttatgaataaaaattagAGCTGTTTTCTAATGTCAAGTGGcatttgcattattttataaatgaaagccTTCTCATCCACCCCGTCAGTCTCTCAGATGTTTATAGGTGGAGCAGCGCAGTAGCAGTGATAGGCCTTGCTCTTTGTGCCTGTGGAGGGAGAAGGGCGGGGCTCTGGTTTctgaggcagggggttgtctGATTGGTATCAGGATACCAACTGGCACCCTCAGAGCCCACTGGGCTCGCACTGCTGTTCACCTGCACACCAGGCCTCATCGATGGTCCTCAGGCTTCCTCACTGCCATTCCCCAGATCCCTTCTTTCCCCCCaaccctttggtttttcaagacagggtttctctgtataatccttggctgccctggaactcgctctgtagaccaggctggcctcagactcacagagatccgcctgcctctgcctcctgagtactgggattaaagctgtgcaccaccaccactcagctcctaGATCCCTTCTTAACCAGATAAACCAGGTCTCTTGCAGCTCCTTGCCCAGGCTCCCTTTTCCAAGGCCTAGTATGTTATCTAATTGAAGTGTTCCTCCGCTGGAGCCAACTCGGGAACTAGCAATCTGTGCTGAGATTTGACTCTgagtttgtttgtctttatatttttggttttaacCCAATTCTAGCATTTTTGATGTGAAAGTCCCATGAATGCCTGTTAGGCCTGGTTGCCTGGCATCCTCATTCCCCTCCTGCACGGGCTTGAACTGCCCGCTGCCTTTACTTGTCTGGCTCCCACTGGCATGTGGGTTTTAGACTCCATTAAACTTCAAGATTGATTCAGGCTGGAATACTCGCCACCCCTGGGAAATCAGCCTTTGGTTAGAATAGATTAAACAGCCTTTTTTCCTTTGCACGCTGACATGGAACACAAGGCCACACATATGTCAGAAACATGCTGTACCACCCAACTCCACTCCCTGCTCATTCTCCCTATATGAAAAGCTACAACAACAACCAGAAGCAAGAACTGTTCTTCCTTGTTTTAACTTTTAATCAATTACTGTCATTTTTCGGTAAGacctcactatgtaacccaagctggctggccttgaagtcatgtTCCTCTTGCCTCCAGAACATCAGGGTCATAGGCAGGCAGTGCCCATCTTCAAGGCTGTGAAAATTAAAGTATCAGGTCACCAACCCTGCCTGACTGTAGGCGTCACATGCTTGTTTCTGTTAGTTTCCATCCTCGTGCTCCCATTCCTGGGCgtgatgtgtgtgtttcacaTCAACTTCAGCAATTCTTAAATCCACACAAACTTGATTTGTATCTGTAGAATACATACCCAGCTTACAAAGTGGTTGCTGACCACATCAGAGGTGTAACCTGCTAAGTGGAGTCAAGTGACTATAATGAGTAGCTTAACTAGGcagttctgtgtgtgtgggttttgttattttgagtaTTTTGAGATTTGTCTATGtttgtataggtgttttgcctgcagatctgtgcaccatgtgcatgcagtgcctaaggccagaagagggcagcacaAAACCTAaaagggttgtgagccactgtgtgtgctgagaatcaaactggagtcccctggaagagcagccagtgctctccagtgctgagccagctctccagcctcaggttGATACTGTCTATCAAAGTTTGTCTTCATTCTCAATCAGCTCAAGTTGAGGAGTCCAGAAGTTGAGTGAAAGTTAGAGGTCATATAGACTAAGTTTACAGTTGTGCAAGAGTTCACTAGAGGAACAGAACCTACAGAATGAATATATACGAGCAGGGCATTTATTAGATCGCTTACACAGTATGGCCTGGGTTCATCCAACAGTGGCTGTCTTCACACCACAGAAGCAAAGAacccagtagctgctcagtccacaagCTTTTCCCTTGGGCCTCATGTCTGGACTGCCACTCAAGGGTTCCACTCTCTTATGCTGGGTCCTCCCTCTTTGAATGACCTGGTCAAGAAAAGCCCTCCCTGCTGTGTCCAGCTGTCTTTCAGTTAATTCCAGATTCAGGCAGGCTGACAGCCAACACGAACCATCACACAGCCTGCAAACAGAGGAAACAACGGTGTTCACCGCTGCAGCTGCTGAGGGTATGGTGGCTGGAGTGTAACACGAGGCTGTGTTCCCCCAtcacagattcacacacacaagcacacggaACCCAGCCTGTTCCATATCCCCCACCCTAACCTGGCCAGATGTGGTTTCTGGCCAGAAGACACACTGAAGCCAGAACAGGATTCAGCTCCTCAATGGGCATGCACCTGCAGCTGACCCCAACTGGGTCTCAAAGGCCAATGGGCATTATGGCTTTGTCTTAgtgtttattgctgtgaagagtcaccatgaccatgtCATCtcgtataaaggaaaacatttaactggcgctggcttacagtgtcagaggtctAGTAAATTATCAGTATGGCGGGAGGcatggcagaatgcaggcagCCATggcgctggagaggtagctgggagttctaAATCAGATCCACAGGCCGAAGGAAGGGTGAAAGACATtggacctggcttgggcttctgaaacctcaaagcccacctccagtgacacacctactccaacaaggccacacctcctaatccttttaatagtgccagtcccctggtaactaagcattcaaatataggagtCTATGGCAGCCATTCTTATCCAACCACCACAGCTTCCTGGGAGGCCCGTAGGCTAACTTCTTGGTATGATTTGTGACCTTTGGAAAAACCACAATCTACAGGTTGCTGCCAAGGGATGCAGGAGCAACCTTGATGCAGGCAGGACAGACATGCAGGACTCCTGGGcttcactgttaaaaaaaaaaaaacaaacaaaacaacaacaacaacaaaaaaaaaaagcaccttaaaaagaaagcagaagggagggtggagagttagctcagcagttacgagcactggagactcttgcagaggacactgtCTCCACATCAGTTATGatgatctctggcctctgcagaggtACACATCAATCTCTCAcgggtacatatacatacacatttttttaaaaaagtctttaaaaaattattttaaaaaagaaaacaggccaggcgatggtgacccacacctttaatcccagcacttgggaggcagaggcaggcagatctctgtgagtttgaggccagcctggtctgcagagccagTTCTAAGACATCCAGGGCCatatacagaaaccctgtctcaaaacaaacgaaGAAACCCAAAATGTGTGATCTTGAAGAGACTGGAGATTAACGCTCCCTTCAGGCCCCAGTGTGGTCCGCCTTTGGGGGCAGATGTAGACAAGGACCACTTGTACTTTAGTTTTGGGGCTTATCTCTTATGTTGTCTTTTGGACATGTTTTGTAAgcctgtctctcccccccccccccccccccccgcccatttTATTGGATTCGTACTTAAAATATGAAACTTCATGTCTAAAATACCCATCACAGAGGGAAGGGGCTGTAGGgagggctcagctgttaagagcatctgctcctcttgcagagggcctaggtttgGTTCGCAGCAACCCCcataacagctcacaactatccattaccccagttccagggtatccaatatccccttctgacctccaagggcatcaggcacacatgtgttgcacagacatacatacaggcaagcacacatatacatacaataagttattttgttgttgttgtgttgttggtttttttttttttttgagacagggtgtctctgtgtagccctggctgtcctaaaacttactTCGTAGACTAGGCTTGCGTAG
This Peromyscus maniculatus bairdii isolate BWxNUB_F1_BW_parent chromosome 8, HU_Pman_BW_mat_3.1, whole genome shotgun sequence DNA region includes the following protein-coding sequences:
- the Rpl26l1 gene encoding LOW QUALITY PROTEIN: ribosomal protein uL24-like (The sequence of the model RefSeq protein was modified relative to this genomic sequence to represent the inferred CDS: inserted 1 base in 1 codon; deleted 2 bases in 1 codon; substituted 1 base at 1 genomic stop codon) gives rise to the protein MAGRADLKGKPILSGLRVGFESAALPALLLLGGTNAETRLQPQGALSRFPAAGSGASHTFCDCAAGKRHIRPCAHCTGAGTVALPYILCSYQAIPGKFHLLETSDRSISLKSHFNVPSHVLRKTMSSRLSKELRQKYNVRSLPILKDDEIQVVXGHSKGQQVSKVVQVYRTQHVSYIKQGQXEMTNSTTVHVSIHPSKVVITRLEPDKDREKILECRAKSRQLRKEKGQCRELTEDTGVNSLLQPGLTAEALSGVCFKLFKVRLMSFIVHLFCY